A stretch of the Engraulis encrasicolus isolate BLACKSEA-1 chromosome 19, IST_EnEncr_1.0, whole genome shotgun sequence genome encodes the following:
- the rmnd1 gene encoding required for meiotic nuclear division protein 1 homolog isoform X2 produces MSPRPLWTFFTSVGMRGLHTAISRKTSCCCLRLCTPYTGLVRYTTHLNLEREPQRGKAALHTTDKGQQPYICLQNVSYKTPMLTLFEERWKTQVRFRSTSTTKPVLKQGGLPGKRALKGPRTKQPSRSNQPQPEEDPDVMQCIAFATADQYHLPTLCHDLIANGFYEITDLPRDASNVLVIGTDNVSKPNDNGMVFLFREGSVVFWNVEEKTLKTVMRILEHHEIQPYEIALVHWENEEINYSIGVGNSKLHRGSFLLNSELDYEQMILEKFAFSNALSLSVKLAIWEISLDNFVESIQSIPEMLKSGQRVKLSRSEVLQKIGELFSLRHCINLSSDLLMTPDFYWDRENLEQLYDKTCQFLSINRRVKVVNEKLQHCTELTDLMRNHLSEKHSLRLEWMIVILITIEVMFELARVIF; encoded by the exons ATGTCTCCTCGGCCACTATGGACGTTCTTCACGTCCGTTGGCATGAGAGGTCTACACACTGCCATAAGTCGCAAGACGTCATGCTGTTGTCTGCGTTTGTGTACGCCATACACAGGACTTGTGAGGTACACCACCCACTTGAACTTGGAGAGGGAACCACAGCGTGGGAAAGCTGCACTTCACACTACTGACAAGGGGCAACAGCCGTACATATGTTTGCAAAACGTTAGTTACAAAACTCCAATGCTAACGCTGTTTGAAGAGCGCTGGAAAACGCAAGTGCGATTCAGATCCACCAGTACCACCAAGCCTGTGCTGAAACAGGGTGGCCTCCCCGGGAAAAGAGCTCTGAAAGGCCCTAGAACGAAACAGCCGTCAAGGTCCAATCAGCCACAGCCAGAAGAGGATCCG GatgtaatgcaatgcattgcCTTTGCGACAGCAGACCAGTACCATTTGCCTACCTTGTGCCACGACCTCATAGCTAATGGCTTCTATGAAATCACAGATCTGCCAAGAG ATGCTTCCAATGTGTTGGTGATTGGAACAGACAACGTATCCAAACCAAACGACAACGGCATGGTGTTCTTGTTCCG ggAAGGATCTGTGGTTTTCTGGAATGTCGAGGAGAAAACT CTTAAGACAGTGATGAGGATTCTTGAACATCATGAAATTCAGCCATACGAGATCGCCTTGGTCCACTGGGAAAATGAAGAAATTAACTACTCTATTGGAGT AGGAAACTCTAAGCTTCATCGTGGGAGCTTCCTTCTCAATAGTGAACTGGACTATGAGCAGATGATACTGGAGAAATTTGCCTTTTCAAATGCACTATCTCTATCTG TGAAGTTGGCCATATGGGAGATCTCCCTGGACAATTTTGTCGAGTCGATTCAGTCAATCCCAGAG ATGCTGAAATCAGGCCAGAGGGTAAAACTTTCAAGGTCTGAAGTTCTGCAGAAAATTGGAGAACTTTTTTCACTAag GCACTGTATAAACCTAAGCTCTGACCTGCTGATGACACCAGACTTCTACTGGGACAGAGAGAACCTGGAGCAGCTATATGACAAAACCTGCCAGTTCCTCAGTATCAATCGCAGAGTTAAG GTTGTGAATGAGAAATTGCAGCACTGTACAGAGCTGACGGACCTCATGAGGAACCACTTAAGTGAGAAACACAGTCTGAGACTGGAATGGATGATAGTTATCCTCATTACAATTGAG GTGATGTTCGAGCTCGCCAGGGTGATCTTCTGA
- the kif3cb gene encoding kinesin family member 3Cb isoform X1 yields MSRKSSDNVLMRLRRMSMAKNSETVKVVVRCRPINKKEETMNQEKIVEVDVRLGQVAVRNPKALPGALMKTFAFDAVYDKASTQNDLYDYTCKPLVDSVLLGFNGTIFAYGQTGTGKTHTMQGLPSDPEKRGVIPNSFHHIFTHISRSQNQSYLVRVSYIEIYQEEIRDLLCKDNNKKLELKENPESGVYVKDLLSVVTKSIEELEHVMNLGNQSRSVGFTKMNECSSRSHAIFIVTVECSETGLDGEDHIRVGKLNMVDLAGSERQSKTGAKGKRFKEAAKINLSLSALGNVISALVDGTSTHVPYRDSKLTRLLQDSLGGNSKTVMIATIGPASSNYEETITTLRYANRAKNIKNKPRINEDPKDALLREFQEEIARLKAQLEERGMLAKERRRKRRDSMVRMKRSMSSGEVEKPYGGGVDVAETLYEEREGQGGGDATSEVKRRAEKLKYRNSVNGNLKELEMFRLPEEKEKTVEELQQEQEAMELIIEKYKSMESKLLVGGKNIVDHTNEQQKTLELRRQEIAEQMRKEREMEQQMWEQDEETEELRETFTTMQQEVELKTKKLKRLHARLQLVKTEIGDIIDEHVATRQELEQTQHELIREMKFKNLIIENFIPPEEKNKIMNRLQYDSEEDQWKMMPLIPSENSSHCRVKRRPTSVAGYKRPLSQYAQSAAASGDPTRYRAENIMLLELDMSPPAMFHLNLNRTDLIGRDLLPDFVHLRRRDAATRVRKSQSWNPAPGMASNSSSACWPAPPGSPHFSGSQGACGSTQPAEEEET; encoded by the exons ATGTCGCGGAAGAGTTCGGATAACGTTCTTATGCGACTGCGGAGGATGTCTATGGCTAAGAATAGCGAAACAGTGAAGGTGGTGGTGCGATGTCGACCCATCAATAAGAAAGAGGAGACGATGAATCAGGAGAAAATAGTTGAGGTGGACGTCAGATTGGGACAGGTCGCGGTGCGTAATCCCAAGGCGCTGCCGGGCGCGCTCATGAAAACATTCGCATTCGACGCTGTGTATGACAAGGCCtccacccaaaatgatttgtacGATTACACATGTAAGCCATTAGTGGACTCCGTTCTTCTCGGCTTCAACGGAACTATTTTTGCCTATGGACAGACAGGGACAGGTAAAACCCACACAATGCAGGGCTTACCCTCAGACCCCGAAAAGCGTGGAGTCATTCCCAATTCATTCCATCACATTTTCACCCACATATCCAGATCTCAAAATCAAAGTTATTTGGTAAGGGTCTCCTATATTGAGATTTACCAGGAGGAGATTCGAGACCTgttgtgcaaagacaacaacaagaAGCTGGAACTCAAAGAGAATCCAGAGTCTGGTGTGTATGTGAAAGACCTCTTATCAGTGGTGACCAAGAGCATCGAGGAACTTGAACATGTGATGAACTTGGGGAACCAGTCTCGGTCTGTGGGCTTCACCAAGATGAACGAGTGCAGTTCTCGCTCACACGCCATCTTCATCGTCACCGTGGAGTGCAGCGAAACAGGCCTGGATGGGGAAGACCACATCCGTGTGGGAAAGCTCAACATGGTGGACCTGGCGGGGAGCGAGCGTCAGAGTAAGACTGGGGCCAAAGGCAAGCGCTTCAAGGAGGCGGCAAAGATTAACCTGTCCCTCTCCGCACTGGGCAATGTCATATCCGCCCTGGTGGATGGCACGAGCACGCACGTCCCATACAGGGACTCCAAGCTCACCAGGCTGCTGCAGGATTCACTGGGCGGCAACTCCAAAACAGTTATGATAGCCACCATCGGCCCAGCCTCTAGCAACTACGAGGAGACCATCACCACGTTGCGCTATGCCAACAGGGCCAAGAACATCAAGAACAAGCCTCGCATCAACGAAGACCCCAAAGACGCCCTGCTGAGGGAGTTTCAGGAGGAGATCGCCCGGCTCAAAGCACAACTCGAGGAGCGAGGGATGCTggcgaaggagaggaggaggaagaggagagacagcatggtgaggatgaagaggagcatGAGCAGCGGAGAGGTGGAGAAGCCATACGGGGGAGGTGTGGACGTGGCGGAGACACTTTACGAGGAGAGGGAAGGTCAAGGTGGAGGAGATGCAACgagtgaagtgaagaggagagcagaaaaacTCAAGTACCGGAACAGTGTGAATGGCAACCTGAAGGAGCTGGAGATGTTCAGGCTTcctgaggagaaggagaagacggTGGAGGAactgcagcaggagcaggaggccaTGGAGCTCATCATAGAGAAATATAAG TCTATGGAAAGCAAGCTGTTAGTTGGTGGGAAGAATATCGTGGATCACACTAATGAGCAACAGAAAACGCTGGAACTGAGGAGGCAAGAAATCGCAGAGCAG atgagaaaagagagagagatggagcagcaGATGTGGGAGCAGGATGAGGAGACGGAGGAGCTGAGGGAGACGTTCACCACTATGCAGCAGGAGGTCGAACTAAAGACCAAGAAACTCAAGAGG TTGCATGCAAGGTTACAGCTGGTTAAGACTGAAATTGGGGATATCATTGATGAGCATGTGGCTACGAGACAAGAGCTGGAACAAACGCAACATGAACTGATCAGAGAAATGAAGTTTAA GAATTTGATAATCGAGAATTTCATCCCACCGGAAGAGAAAAATAAGATAATGAACCGACTGCAGTATGACAGTGAAGAAGACCAGTGGAAGATGATGCCACTGATTCCTTCTGAGAA CAGCAGCCACTGTCGTGTGAAGCGAAGACCAACATCAGTAGCTGGATACAAGAGGCCCCTCAGCCAGTATGCCCAGTCTGCGGCAGCCTCCGGAGACCCTACAAGATAcagg GCAGAGAACATCATGCTGCTGGAGCTTGACATGAGTCCGCCCGCCATGTTCCACCTCAACCTTAACAGGACGGATCTGATTGGTAGGGACCTGCTGCCCGACTTTGTGCATCTTCGGAGGAGAGACGCTGCAACCAGAGTCCGAAAGTCACAGTCATG GAACCCAGCACCTGGCATggcctccaactcctcctccgcCTGCTGGCCAGCTCCTCCCGGGTCACCGCACTTCTCAGGATCTCAGGGGGCGTGTGGCTCCACCCAAcctgctgaagaagaagaaacctAG
- the LOC134435349 gene encoding proton-coupled zinc antiporter SLC30A1-like produces MAWEPKRVRLLCMLSLTFGFFIVEVVVSRITSSLAMLSDSFHMLSDVIALAVALVAVRFAEITKSTAKNTFGWVRAEVMGALVNAVFLTALCFTILLEAVERYTVPHEIENPRAVIWVGAAGLLVNLLGLFLFHEHAGHGHSHSHSHSHSHGAKKSKAEKSNKTGRGDGTPEDLSCNLVMNIGKEKKSAQVRCNDEVAVQLNGEVHVEEVDVEASHGGSQLNMHGVFLHVLGDALGSVIVVVNALIFTYVWRPCPSTGPCHNPCFTQHCPHQHHHPPSNGTSSSSEEAAAVPTAGPCWVLYLDPTLCVVMVCILLYTTYPLLRESALILLQTVPKSVDVQRLRIRLRSLEGVLAVHELHVWQLAGSRIIATAHIKCHDPDAYMEVAKRVKGMFHDEGIHATTIQPEFGGSSVLGLDVGGSAATLCELPCQVQCAPKQCCGGTGALAIVPAAATASRRSRQQEPQRRGQYQSHSGTAVTYTEDQGAEVRLQKDDSESSV; encoded by the exons ATGGCATGGGAACCTAAACGTGTCAGGCTGCTGTGCATGCTGTCGCTAACTTTTGGATTTTTCATAGTCGAAGTTGTTGTCAGCAGAATTACCTCTTCTCTTGCCATGCTTTCGGACTCGTTTCACATGCTGTCCGATGTGATAGCATTAGCGGTGGCTCTTGTGGCCGTGCGCTTTGCAGAAATCACTAAGTCCACTGCCAAGAATACCTTTGGCTGGGTCAGGGCTGAAGTGATGGGCGCATTGGTTAATGCCGTGTTCCTGACAGCGTTGTGCTTCACGATCCTGCTGGAGGCCGTGGAGCGCTACACAGTTCCTCATGAAATCGAAAATCCACGGGCTGTTATCTGGGTCGGCGCTGCTGGTCTTCTCGTCAACCTGTTGGGCCTCTTTCTGTTCCATGAACACGCTGGACATGGACATTCTCATTcgcattctcattctcattcacacGGGGCCAAGAAGAGCAAAGCAGAGAAATCCAATAAAACCGGACGTGGTGATGGGACACCAGAAGACCTTTCTTGTAACCTAGTCATGAACATcgggaaagagaagaaaagtg CTCAGGTGCGCTGCAACGATGAGGTGGCGGTCCAGTTAAATGGCGAGGTGCACGTGGAGGAGGTGGACGTGGAGGCCAGCCACGGCGGCTCTCAGCTCAACATGCACGGCGTTTTCCTCCACGTCCTCGGCGACGCCCTGGGCTCCGTCATCGTGGTCGTGAACGCTCTCATCTTCACCTACGTCTGGCGGCCGTGTCCCTCCACAGGGCCGTGCCACAACCCCTGCTTCACCCAGCACTGCcctcaccagcaccaccatccgCCCTCTAACGGGACATCGTCGTCCTCGGAGGAGGCCGCGGCCGTGCCCACTGCTGGGCCCTGCTGGGTGCTGTACCTTGACCCCAccctgtgtgtggtgatggtctGCATCCTGCTCTACACCACCTACCCTCTGCTGCGGGAGTCTGCGCTGATCCTGCTGCAGACGGTGCCCAAGAGCGTGGACGTGCAGCGCCTGCGCATCCGTCTGCGCAGCCTGGAGGGCGTGCTGGCCGTGCACGAGCTGCACGTCTGGCAGCTGGCCGGCAGCCGCATCATCGCCACGGCGCACATCAAGTGCCACGACCCCGACGCCTACATGGAGGTGGCCAAGCGCGTCAAGGGCATGTTCCACGACGAGGGCATTCACGCCACCACCATCCAGCCCGAGTTCGGGGGCAGTAGCGTCTTGGGGCTGGATGTCGGCGGATCTGCAGCCACCCTGTGCGAGCTGCCTTGTCAGGTCCAGTGTGCCCCAAAGCAGTGCTGTGGTGGGACTGGGGCTCTGGCTATCGTCCCAGCCGCCGCCACCGCTAGCAGACGGAGCAGGCAGCAGGAACCACAGCGCCGGGGTCAGTATCAGTCGCACAGTGGGACGGCTGTGACCTACACAGAGGACCAAGGGGCCGAGGTCCGCCTGCAGAAAGACGACTCGGAGTCCTCTGTGTGA
- the rmnd1 gene encoding required for meiotic nuclear division protein 1 homolog isoform X1 — MLVFASHDSGCCWVVMSPRPLWTFFTSVGMRGLHTAISRKTSCCCLRLCTPYTGLVRYTTHLNLEREPQRGKAALHTTDKGQQPYICLQNVSYKTPMLTLFEERWKTQVRFRSTSTTKPVLKQGGLPGKRALKGPRTKQPSRSNQPQPEEDPDVMQCIAFATADQYHLPTLCHDLIANGFYEITDLPRDASNVLVIGTDNVSKPNDNGMVFLFREGSVVFWNVEEKTLKTVMRILEHHEIQPYEIALVHWENEEINYSIGVGNSKLHRGSFLLNSELDYEQMILEKFAFSNALSLSVKLAIWEISLDNFVESIQSIPEMLKSGQRVKLSRSEVLQKIGELFSLRHCINLSSDLLMTPDFYWDRENLEQLYDKTCQFLSINRRVKVVNEKLQHCTELTDLMRNHLSEKHSLRLEWMIVILITIEVMFELARVIF; from the exons ATGTTGGTCTTCGCTTCACACGACAGTGGCTGCTGCTGG GTAGTGATGTCTCCTCGGCCACTATGGACGTTCTTCACGTCCGTTGGCATGAGAGGTCTACACACTGCCATAAGTCGCAAGACGTCATGCTGTTGTCTGCGTTTGTGTACGCCATACACAGGACTTGTGAGGTACACCACCCACTTGAACTTGGAGAGGGAACCACAGCGTGGGAAAGCTGCACTTCACACTACTGACAAGGGGCAACAGCCGTACATATGTTTGCAAAACGTTAGTTACAAAACTCCAATGCTAACGCTGTTTGAAGAGCGCTGGAAAACGCAAGTGCGATTCAGATCCACCAGTACCACCAAGCCTGTGCTGAAACAGGGTGGCCTCCCCGGGAAAAGAGCTCTGAAAGGCCCTAGAACGAAACAGCCGTCAAGGTCCAATCAGCCACAGCCAGAAGAGGATCCG GatgtaatgcaatgcattgcCTTTGCGACAGCAGACCAGTACCATTTGCCTACCTTGTGCCACGACCTCATAGCTAATGGCTTCTATGAAATCACAGATCTGCCAAGAG ATGCTTCCAATGTGTTGGTGATTGGAACAGACAACGTATCCAAACCAAACGACAACGGCATGGTGTTCTTGTTCCG ggAAGGATCTGTGGTTTTCTGGAATGTCGAGGAGAAAACT CTTAAGACAGTGATGAGGATTCTTGAACATCATGAAATTCAGCCATACGAGATCGCCTTGGTCCACTGGGAAAATGAAGAAATTAACTACTCTATTGGAGT AGGAAACTCTAAGCTTCATCGTGGGAGCTTCCTTCTCAATAGTGAACTGGACTATGAGCAGATGATACTGGAGAAATTTGCCTTTTCAAATGCACTATCTCTATCTG TGAAGTTGGCCATATGGGAGATCTCCCTGGACAATTTTGTCGAGTCGATTCAGTCAATCCCAGAG ATGCTGAAATCAGGCCAGAGGGTAAAACTTTCAAGGTCTGAAGTTCTGCAGAAAATTGGAGAACTTTTTTCACTAag GCACTGTATAAACCTAAGCTCTGACCTGCTGATGACACCAGACTTCTACTGGGACAGAGAGAACCTGGAGCAGCTATATGACAAAACCTGCCAGTTCCTCAGTATCAATCGCAGAGTTAAG GTTGTGAATGAGAAATTGCAGCACTGTACAGAGCTGACGGACCTCATGAGGAACCACTTAAGTGAGAAACACAGTCTGAGACTGGAATGGATGATAGTTATCCTCATTACAATTGAG GTGATGTTCGAGCTCGCCAGGGTGATCTTCTGA
- the kif3cb gene encoding kinesin family member 3Cb isoform X2, producing MSRKSSDNVLMRLRRMSMAKNSETVKVVVRCRPINKKEETMNQEKIVEVDVRLGQVAVRNPKALPGALMKTFAFDAVYDKASTQNDLYDYTCKPLVDSVLLGFNGTIFAYGQTGTGKTHTMQGLPSDPEKRGVIPNSFHHIFTHISRSQNQSYLVRVSYIEIYQEEIRDLLCKDNNKKLELKENPESGVYVKDLLSVVTKSIEELEHVMNLGNQSRSVGFTKMNECSSRSHAIFIVTVECSETGLDGEDHIRVGKLNMVDLAGSERQSKTGAKGKRFKEAAKINLSLSALGNVISALVDGTSTHVPYRDSKLTRLLQDSLGGNSKTVMIATIGPASSNYEETITTLRYANRAKNIKNKPRINEDPKDALLREFQEEIARLKAQLEERGMLAKERRRKRRDSMVRMKRSMSSGEVEKPYGGGVDVAETLYEEREGQGGGDATSEVKRRAEKLKYRNSVNGNLKELEMFRLPEEKEKTVEELQQEQEAMELIIEKYKSMESKLLVGGKNIVDHTNEQQKTLELRRQEIAEQMRKEREMEQQMWEQDEETEELRETFTTMQQEVELKTKKLKRLHARLQLVKTEIGDIIDEHVATRQELEQTQHELIREMKFKNLIIENFIPPEEKNKIMNRLQYDSEEDQWKMMPLIPSENSHCRVKRRPTSVAGYKRPLSQYAQSAAASGDPTRYRAENIMLLELDMSPPAMFHLNLNRTDLIGRDLLPDFVHLRRRDAATRVRKSQSWNPAPGMASNSSSACWPAPPGSPHFSGSQGACGSTQPAEEEET from the exons ATGTCGCGGAAGAGTTCGGATAACGTTCTTATGCGACTGCGGAGGATGTCTATGGCTAAGAATAGCGAAACAGTGAAGGTGGTGGTGCGATGTCGACCCATCAATAAGAAAGAGGAGACGATGAATCAGGAGAAAATAGTTGAGGTGGACGTCAGATTGGGACAGGTCGCGGTGCGTAATCCCAAGGCGCTGCCGGGCGCGCTCATGAAAACATTCGCATTCGACGCTGTGTATGACAAGGCCtccacccaaaatgatttgtacGATTACACATGTAAGCCATTAGTGGACTCCGTTCTTCTCGGCTTCAACGGAACTATTTTTGCCTATGGACAGACAGGGACAGGTAAAACCCACACAATGCAGGGCTTACCCTCAGACCCCGAAAAGCGTGGAGTCATTCCCAATTCATTCCATCACATTTTCACCCACATATCCAGATCTCAAAATCAAAGTTATTTGGTAAGGGTCTCCTATATTGAGATTTACCAGGAGGAGATTCGAGACCTgttgtgcaaagacaacaacaagaAGCTGGAACTCAAAGAGAATCCAGAGTCTGGTGTGTATGTGAAAGACCTCTTATCAGTGGTGACCAAGAGCATCGAGGAACTTGAACATGTGATGAACTTGGGGAACCAGTCTCGGTCTGTGGGCTTCACCAAGATGAACGAGTGCAGTTCTCGCTCACACGCCATCTTCATCGTCACCGTGGAGTGCAGCGAAACAGGCCTGGATGGGGAAGACCACATCCGTGTGGGAAAGCTCAACATGGTGGACCTGGCGGGGAGCGAGCGTCAGAGTAAGACTGGGGCCAAAGGCAAGCGCTTCAAGGAGGCGGCAAAGATTAACCTGTCCCTCTCCGCACTGGGCAATGTCATATCCGCCCTGGTGGATGGCACGAGCACGCACGTCCCATACAGGGACTCCAAGCTCACCAGGCTGCTGCAGGATTCACTGGGCGGCAACTCCAAAACAGTTATGATAGCCACCATCGGCCCAGCCTCTAGCAACTACGAGGAGACCATCACCACGTTGCGCTATGCCAACAGGGCCAAGAACATCAAGAACAAGCCTCGCATCAACGAAGACCCCAAAGACGCCCTGCTGAGGGAGTTTCAGGAGGAGATCGCCCGGCTCAAAGCACAACTCGAGGAGCGAGGGATGCTggcgaaggagaggaggaggaagaggagagacagcatggtgaggatgaagaggagcatGAGCAGCGGAGAGGTGGAGAAGCCATACGGGGGAGGTGTGGACGTGGCGGAGACACTTTACGAGGAGAGGGAAGGTCAAGGTGGAGGAGATGCAACgagtgaagtgaagaggagagcagaaaaacTCAAGTACCGGAACAGTGTGAATGGCAACCTGAAGGAGCTGGAGATGTTCAGGCTTcctgaggagaaggagaagacggTGGAGGAactgcagcaggagcaggaggccaTGGAGCTCATCATAGAGAAATATAAG TCTATGGAAAGCAAGCTGTTAGTTGGTGGGAAGAATATCGTGGATCACACTAATGAGCAACAGAAAACGCTGGAACTGAGGAGGCAAGAAATCGCAGAGCAG atgagaaaagagagagagatggagcagcaGATGTGGGAGCAGGATGAGGAGACGGAGGAGCTGAGGGAGACGTTCACCACTATGCAGCAGGAGGTCGAACTAAAGACCAAGAAACTCAAGAGG TTGCATGCAAGGTTACAGCTGGTTAAGACTGAAATTGGGGATATCATTGATGAGCATGTGGCTACGAGACAAGAGCTGGAACAAACGCAACATGAACTGATCAGAGAAATGAAGTTTAA GAATTTGATAATCGAGAATTTCATCCCACCGGAAGAGAAAAATAAGATAATGAACCGACTGCAGTATGACAGTGAAGAAGACCAGTGGAAGATGATGCCACTGATTCCTTCTGAGAA CAGCCACTGTCGTGTGAAGCGAAGACCAACATCAGTAGCTGGATACAAGAGGCCCCTCAGCCAGTATGCCCAGTCTGCGGCAGCCTCCGGAGACCCTACAAGATAcagg GCAGAGAACATCATGCTGCTGGAGCTTGACATGAGTCCGCCCGCCATGTTCCACCTCAACCTTAACAGGACGGATCTGATTGGTAGGGACCTGCTGCCCGACTTTGTGCATCTTCGGAGGAGAGACGCTGCAACCAGAGTCCGAAAGTCACAGTCATG GAACCCAGCACCTGGCATggcctccaactcctcctccgcCTGCTGGCCAGCTCCTCCCGGGTCACCGCACTTCTCAGGATCTCAGGGGGCGTGTGGCTCCACCCAAcctgctgaagaagaagaaacctAG